The window ATCACCGGCAGCTACCCCAGACCGCTCTTCGACTTCAACGTCGGCGTCATACGCTGGAGCACACGCGTCAGCTATTACTCCTCCGCGGTGCTCGGAACCGACGACTACCCGCCGTTCACCCTCAAGGACGTGCCCGACTACCCGATACGCGTCGAGGTCGCCTACCCCCAGCGGCTGTCCCGCGGACTGGTCCTGGTCAAGTGGCTCCTCGTCATACCGCAGTTGTTCGTGGTCGTACTGCTGGTCACCAGCGGCTGGAACGCCTGCCGGTACATCGAGGACTACAGCCCCTTCTCCTCTGGGCTCATCGGCCTGCTCACCCTCGTTGCCGTGGTGGTCCTGGCATGTACCGGGAGCTACCCGCGCGCCCTGTTCGACCTGCTCATGGGTCTCACGCGCTGGATATTGCGGGTGGTCGTCTACGCCACCCTCATGACCGACGCGTACCCGCCCTTCCGGCTCGACATGGGAGGGAACGAACCCAACGCAGGGGTGCCGCAGCCGGCGGGCGCCGGCTGACGGGGACGGACGGCCTAGGCTTGCGCCGTGACCAGCCCAGTGGTGAACCGGAGGCAGGCGATGGGCGCCGGGGTCGGCGCCCTGGCCGTGGCGCTGGCCGCGTGCGCGGGGGACTCCGGGCCGGTACGGCGGCTACGGCTCGCGACGGGGCCCGAGGGCGGGCCGTACAACGCGTTCGGGCAGGCCCTGGCGCAGGCCGTCGCCGCCGGCGGCCGCCGGATCGAGATCGTCCCGGTGAGCACCGCGGCCAGCGTGAACAACCTGCGGAAGCTGGACGAGGGGTCGGTGGAGCTGGCACTGGCCATGGCGGACGTGGCCCAGGACGCGGCGCTGGGCCGGGAGTCCTTCCCCCGTCCGACCGCCGTGACGGCGCTGGCCCGGGTCTATGTGAACTACACGCACCTGCTCGTCCCGGCGGATGGGCCCGTGCACTCGGTGAAGGACCTCGCCGGACGCCCCGTCGCGGCCGGCGCGGCCGGCTCCGGGGTCCGGGTGGTGGCGGAACGGGTCCTGCGGGCCGCCGGGCTGAACGGCGCACCCGCGGCGACGGCGGACGAGCGGCAGCTGGGCCTCGCCGCGTCCGTGAGCGCCTTGCGCGAAGGGTCGGTCGACGCACTGTTCTGGTCCGGCGGGGTGCCCACCCCGGCGCTGTCGGAGCTGGCGGGCGAGCTGCCGCTGCGCTTCCTCCCCCTCGACGCGTACGTGGGCGCGCTCCGGGAGCGCTACGCCCCCGTCTACACGGCGGTCACGCTCCCTGCCGGGGTGTACGGCCTGACGGAGCCGGTGGGAACCATCGGGGTCGGCAACTACCTGCTGGCACGGGCGGACGTACCGCAGGACACCGTGCGCGAGCTGCTCCAAGTGGTGTTCGAGCGGTGGCGGGACCTGCTGCGGGAGGTCACGGCCGGGGCGAGGCTGGAGCCCCGGTTCGCCATCTCGACCGGCGAGGTGCCGCTCCACGCGGGCGCCGTCGCGTACTACCGGTCGGTGTACGGCTGAGACCTCACGGCGCCGGGATCCGGAGCTCGACCACCAGACCGTGCGGCACATGGCCGCTGACGTCGAGCCGGCCACCGCTGATGCGGGCGATCTCGTCGGCGATGGCCAGGCCCAGGCCGCTGCCGGGGACGTTCTGGTGCTCCGGGGCGCGCGCGAAACGTCTGAGCAGAAGGGGCAGTTGCTCCTCGGGAACCCCCGGGCCGTCGTCCGTGACCCGTACGACGGCGCTCCCGTCCGCCCCGTGCGTGGCGCGCACCTCGACGCGGCCGCCCCGCGGGACGAACTTGACGGCGTTGTCGAGGAGCGCGTCCAGGATCCGGCCCGCCGCGTCGGGCAGGGCGCGCGCCGACAGGTCCCCGGCCGGACAGGACGCTGTTAGGTGCACGCCCGCGGCACGGTAGACCGGAGCCCAGGCCGTCACCCGGTCCCGCACCGCCCGCGCGACGTCCTGGACGGTGGGCTCCGCCGTGCCGGACTCCACGCGGGCCAGCGCCAGCAGGCCGTCGAGCAGCTCCTCCAGGCGTTCCGCCTCGTCCAGTGCGCGGCCGTGCTCGGCCAGGCCGGGCCCGGGTGCGAGGTACGGTTCGACGTTCTCCAGCTGCAGGACGAGCGTGGCCAGCGGATTGCGCAGCTGGTGGGAGGCATCGGCGACGAAGTCGCGCTGGCGGCCGATGGAGTCGGCCATGGCCTCCGCCATCGCGTTGAAGTGCCGGCGCAGGTGTCGCAGTTCCGGCGGGCCGGTGTCGGACACGGCCCGGGCCTGGAGGCTGCCGGCGGTCAGCCGCTCGACCGCCCGGTCCAGGTCCCGCACGGGGCGCATCAGCCAGCGCGCGATCCCGGCCGCGACCAGGGCCGCCGCCGCGAAGGCGGTCAGCGCCCCGGCGGCGATGAGCGACCAGCGGGCCGCCACGTCCCGGCGGGCGGCGTCGGTGGGTACGGCCATCAGGACCGCCCCGCTCACCCGCTCGTCCCGGCCCACCGGCTCGGCCAGCACGACGGTCCGAGGGCTCCAGGGGAGAAGGGTGGGCAGCCGGTCGGTGGAACGGCCGGTGAGGGCGCGGCGGCGGGCGTCGGAGTCGGCGGCCGCGCCCGTGGCGGCCTCCGCCGCCGGCCCGGTCCCGGCCCGGGCCACCGTGGCCCCCGCGGTGTCGACCACGACCACCCCCGCTCCGTACAGATGGGCGTAGCGGCTGATCTCGGCCGAAAGCTCCGCGCGATCGGCGGCGGTGCGCATCCGGTCGGCGAGATCGGCGAACCGTACGGCCTCCGAGCGCCGTTGGAGGAGCAGGTGCTCGGTACGACCGCGTGCGGAGGCGTCCGCCAGGGGGATGCAGAGCAGCAGCGCGGCCGCCCCCATCAGCACCATCAGCACCGCGAGGAGCCTGCGCCTCACCGCTCGCCGCCCGGGTCGCCGCCCCCTGCATCGGGCGCGGCCGGCGGGGTGCCGAGCTGGTAGCCGAACCCCCGGACGGTACGCACCAGGCCGGAGCGGCCGGTCTTGGCGCGGATGCCCGCCACATGGACGTCCAGCGAGCGGGAGGCCGCGAGGAAGGCGTCCCCCCAGATCCGGTCCAGGATCACCTCGCGGGAATGCACCTCGTCCGGGCGGGCCGCCAGGAAGGCGAGTACGTCGAACTCGCGCCGCGTCAGGCGCACCGCGACGCCCGCCACCGTGACGGTCCGCCCCGACAGGTCGACCTCGACGTCACCGGTGCGCACGGGGCGCGGCCCGGCCGCGATCGGCTCGGTACGGCCCGGGTGCGGGTCCGTCCGGCGCCGTACGGAATCGATGCGGGCCATCAGTTCGGCCATGCGGAACGGCTTGACCACATAGTCGTCGGCGCCCGCCCGCAGCCCCTGCACGATGTCGCGCTCCTCGCACCGCGCGGTCACCACGATCAGCGGCGCGTCGCATACGGTACGCAGCCGCCGCAGCAGCTCCAGCCCGTCGAGATCGGGAAGGCCCAGGTCGAGCAGGACGAATTCGGCCTCGCGCGCGTGCCGCAGGGCGTCCAGGGCACGCCCGACCCGGCGGACGGTGTGCCCGCGCAGGGCGAGGGCCGTGCCGAGGGCCTGGGCCATGCGGTCGTCGTCCTCGACGAGAAGCGCGTGCATAGACAATTCCTCGTGACCTGTGACCTGTGACCTGTGACCTGTGACCGGACCCCGGCCACCGGAGCCCCCGTGACCCGGCGCAGCAGCTTACGGGAGCCGGCGCGCCGGGCCACCGGGGACGGATCAGCGTGCGGCCTCGGCCGCAGCCGTCGCCGGCCGGTCCGGACCCGGGGCGAGGCCGCCGTCCTCCTCGGCCTCGGCGCGGCTGAGCGCGGCGTTGCGGGTGTCCGGCATGAGGACGTAGGTCACGAGGGAGATCAGCGCGCACCCGGAGACGTACCAGAAGAACATGGTCTCGTGACCACTGTTCTTGAACCACAGCGCCACGTACTCCGCCGTGCCGCCGAAGAGCGCGTTGGCGATCGCGTACGGCAGTGCCACGCCCAGCGCGCGCACGCGCGTCGGGAACAGCTCGGCCTTGACCGCCGCGTTGATCGAGGTGTAGCCGGTGATGATGACCAGGGCCAGCAGGGACAGGCCGAGCGCGGACCAGTACGAGGACGCGGACCCGAGGGCGGTCATGATCGGGTAGGTGCCGACCGTGCAGCCCACCGCGAAGGTGATGAGCAGGGGCCGGCGGCCGATCCGGTCGGACAGCATGCCGGCGAAGGGCTGCAGCACGGCGAAGAGGGTCAGCGCGGTGAAGCTGACGAGCGTGGCGGTGGTCTTCTCCATGCCCGCGCTGCCGACCAGGTACTTGGTGAGGTAGGTGGTGTAGGTGTAGTACGCCACGGTGCCGCCGAGGGTGAGCGCCATGACCAGCCCCGCCTGTCGCCGGTACTGCCACAGGGCCTTGAGCGTGCCGCGCGTGCTGTCGTCGTGGGCTTCCTCGCCCGCCGCCGACTCCTCCTTGAACGCGTCGGTCTCCTGGAGGCGTCGCCGCAGCCAGAAGACGACCACCGCGAACAACGCCCCGACGACGAAGGGAATCCGCCAGCCCCAGCTCTCCAACTGGGCGCTGGTCAACGTGTGCTGAAGGGTGATCAGAATGCCCAGGCCGAGCAGCTGGCCGCAGGTCATCGACACGTACTGGAAGGACGAGCCAAGGCCGCGCCGGTTGCGGGCGGACGCTTCGGTCAGGTAGGTGGCGCTGGCCGCGTACTCGCCGCCGATGCTCATCCCCTGGAGCAGCCGCGCGAGCAGCAGCACCAGGGCGCCGAAGTACCCGGCCTGGCCGTACGTCGGTGCCACGGCGATGAGCAGCGCGGCCACCGACATCATGGTGACGGTGAGGGTCAGCGCACTCTTGCGGCCGTGCCGGTCGGCGGCGCGCCCCAGGATCCAGCCGCCGACCGGGCGCATCAGGAAGCCCACGGCGAAGATCCCCGCCGTGTTCATCAGCTGGGTGGTCGGGTTGTCGCCGGGGAAGAAGGAGTCGGCGAAGTAGATTGCGAAGCTGGCGTAGACGAACCAGTCGTACCACTCGACGAGATTGCCCAGCGAGCCGCCGACCAGGGCGAGACGGCGCTTCCTGCGCTCGTCCCCGGGCGGCGGTGCGGGCATGACGACGGACGAGGACATGGCGGCTCCAGACGGAAGTCCCTGATGAGAGACGGCAGAACTGCCCCGTTGGCGGGGGAGTGTCCAGAGCATGCGGCGGCGGTCGTACCCGGACAAGGTTCGCCACGCAGATCTAACGTTCCGCTAAGGAAGCCCTCGGGCGCCCCGTCGGGCGACCTCTCGGGCGACCGCTCTGGTGAGCTGTCCGGCGTGTCCTCGGGAGCGCCCCTGGGAACGTCCCCGGCAGGACCACGGGCGCGCCGGATTTCACGATGCCGTCATGTGCACGTCACGCCAGCTCCATGGGGGCCACCCGCACGTGGCCCACGGTGGGGGCGGCCCGCCGCCGAGCGCCGGACGACTCCGCGCACCACGCGGCCGGCCCGACCCCGTACCCCTCACCAGGAGGCAAGATGCGCGTGATCCCGAGCAGGCGGACCCCGGCCGTGACCGCGGCGGCCGTGGTGGCACTGGGTGTGATCGCGGTGCCCGCGCACGCCCGCGACGCCTCGGCGCCGCCGCTGCCCCGGGTGTCTGCCTCCGTGGAGACGCCCTCCCTCTTCGACGACGAGGCCGGCGGCAACGCGAACGCCGACGACCCGGCGATCTGGCGCAACGCGAAGAACCCCGACCGCAGCCTGGTGATCGCCACCGCCAAGGAGGGCGGCCTGCGCGTCTACGACCTGGACGGCCGTCAGGTGCAGAGCCTGCCGGCGCCCCCGCCGCCGCGGGAGGGAGACATGCCCGGCCGCTTCAACAACGTCGACCTGATCAGCGGACTCCGCTTCCCGGACGGCCGCCACGACGTGGCCGTCGTCTCCGACCGAGGCCGCGACCAGCTGCGCGTCTACCGGATCGACCCGAAGCGGCCCACCGCCCCGCTGGTCGACGTCACCGACGAGACGGCCGCCCCGCACGTCTTCTCCGCCGGCCAGGACGAGGTCAACGAGCAGCGGACCGCCTACGGACTCGCCGCCTACACCGACCGCCGCAGCGGCCGCTCGTACGCGGTCACCAGCCGGCGCCACGCCACAGCCCTCGCGCTGGCCGAGCTCCTGCCGAACGCCGGCGGAAAGGTCGGCTACCGCACCGTCCGCACCACCTCGCTGCCCTCCTCCTTCACCCTGCCCGACGGAAAGACGTGGGCACCGTGCGCGGAACCGGGCGAGGAACCCCAGGTGGAGGGCATGGTCATCGATCCCGACACCGGTGACCTCTACGCAGGCCAGGAGGACGTGGGCATCTGGAAGCTCGACGCCGACCTGCGGTCACCCGCACGCCTGATCGAGAAGGTCCGCTCCTACGGCGTACCCGGCACCTGGAACCCCGCAACCGAGGAATGCACAGCGGGCGCCGACCCCGGCTTCGGCGGCCGGCACATCGCGGCCGACGTCGAGGGCCTGACCATCTGGCGCGACCCCGCGCAGCCCGCCCGCCGCGGCTACCTGCTGGCCTCCAGCCAGGGCGACGACACCTTCGCCGTCTTCGACCGCGGGCACGGCAACGCGTACGTCCGCGGCTTCCGCATCGGCGACGGCGCCGGGCCGAGCTCGCCGGACGGCGCCCAGGAGAGCGACGGCGCCGCGGTCACGAGCGAACCGCTGGGCAGGAAGTTCCCCAACGGCCTGCTGGTCGTTCAGGACGGCCACAACACCCCCGCGACCACCGGACCCGACGGGGAGGCCCGGACCGACACCGACTTCAAGTTCGTGGACCTGGGCCTGCTCAAGCGCGCCGCCCGCCTCTGACCATGGCCGCGGGGACCGTGACCTGGGCGGCGCCGCGTTCGCCCAGGTCGGTAGGATCGCCACCGCAGACGACGGAAGGCGATCATGGCGGACAGTCCCCTCAGGCCCAGCTCGTTGATCAACACGGTCTACGGGGCGTTCCTGCGACGGCTCGGAGGCTGGATCTCCGTCGCCGATCTGATCACCCTGATGTCCGAGCTCGACGTGGACGGCCCGGCGGCGCGCTCGGCGATCTCCCGGCTCAAGAAGAAGGGCGTCCTCGAACCGGAACGCCGGGGCGCCACCGGCTACCGGCTCAGCCCGGGTGCGCAACCCGTCTTCGACGAGGGCGACCGGCGCATCTTCGGCAGCCTGGAGCCGGCGAAGCTGAGCGACGGCTGGGCCATGGCCGTCTTCTCCGTACCGGAGTCCGAGCGCTCCTACCGCTACCAGCTGCGCACCCGGCTGACCTGGCTGGGCTTCGGCAACATCGCCCCGGGCGTGTGGCTGGCGCCGGGCCGACTCCTCGGCGACGCCCGTGACATGCTCGTACGGCTCGGCCTCAGCGACTACGTGCACCTGTTCGCCGCCGAGTACGCCGCCTTCAGCGACCTGCCCGGGACCGTCAGCTCCTGGTGGGACTTCCCGGCGATCGAGGAGCAGTACGCCGGGTTCACCCAGGCGTACGGCCCCGTCGCCGCGGGCCTGACCGGGCAGCCCGGCATCGACGGCGCCGAGGCCTTCCGCCACTACGTGCCCATGCTCACCCAGTGGCGCCGCCTGCCGTACCTCGACCCCGGACTGCCCGCCGAGCTGCTCCCGGCCGACTGGAACGCGGTGGCCGCGCGGCAGATCTTCCAGCAGCTCAACGAGGTGCTCGCCCCGCCCAGCCTGCGGCACGTGCAGGAGGTCACCGGCCTGACCGAGGAGGCGGCGGACGCCCCCTAGGGGGCGTCGGGCCTTCTCGACGGGCGGGGGCAGGGCCGGTCACTTCAGGTAGATCGTGAATGTCCTCGCGCCATTGACGATCGGCCCGACGTGGACCGAGCCACGAGCCCGGTCGAATTCCCCGGTGCCGCCGGTGATCGCGTTGTCGAACGAACCGGGAGGGCCCGGCACGATGCCGAAGACCATCCCCTGCACGGAGAGCTGGCCGCCCGGGAGGACGTAGGTCACGTAGCACGCCTCCGCTCCGCCCTCGGTGACCCGGGTGGTGGTGCAGGTGCCGCCGGTTTCGCCGACCTGGTTGCCGGCCGCGTCATGGAGGGTCGAGCGGACGACGGTCCGATCACCCTGGGAGGGACCGCTGGAGTTGACGGGGAAGCGCGACTGCTGCGCGAGCCTGCCGGTCAGTGTGATGACCCGTTGCTTTTGGGGCTTGGCGTGGGCGGCAGGGGAGTCCGTCGCGTCTGCGGTCACGGCAGGGGCCCAGGCGAGAAGGGCAACCAGGGCGGTGGCCGTGCCGAGACAGGCGGCTCTGATGGGGCGCATCGTGTGGCTCCTGAAGTGTTGATGCTCATGGATGGTCACATGACAAAACGGTCATGCGATCTCATTCATAACCTCGGCTTTCCCGCCACCCGGAACACCCCGGCGCGACTCACCGGCAGGTCCGACCGGTCGGACCAACCCGGGACGAGAGACAGCCCGCCCGACAGTGCGCCCGGGCCGCGGTACCGGGCGCCGCGGCTCGAGCACGGCACCGTTCCACGGACGGACGGACGGACGGGCGGACGGGCGGACGGACGGTCGCGTCGCAGGCGAGGTGACCCTTGCGGTCAGTCCGCCCCGGGACCGTCCTGGCGGGCGGCCTGTCGCGACGTCGGACGGTGCAGACGCCGCCAGTACCCGGCGAGGTCGTCAACGGCGCCGGTGACCGAGTCCAGGCTCATGGTGGTCCGTGCGTTGCGTTCGTAGCGCTGCCAGTGCGGCATGGGGCTGCGGTTGGGATCACCGGTGCGGATGAAGGAGATCCAGGACGCGTGCACGGCGCCGGCGAGACCGTCACGGATCCTCGGGTTCAGCCCCGCCAGGAACGGCGCCTGCGACCACTTGTCGAAGTTGTTGAAGACGAACGGCAGCTCCAGACAGTGCGGCGAGGCCAGTTGCCCGTTGTGCGCGGGCGTCGGGAGGTCGAACTGGTACGCCCAGACCGGCCGTCCGTGGGCCGCGCGCCGCTCGGCCAGGTCGATCCCGGGGATGCGGAACAGGTCGTCGCCGATCAGGTCCATGAGGACGTCGACCGGGCGGGACCCCGGCCGGGCCTCCTCGTACGCCGTGTAGGCCTCGGCCGCACGGGCCCCGAAGGTGTCCCGCGCCCGCGCGAGCACTTGGTCCTTGGTGGCGGCGGCGTAGGGCTCGTTGAGCGCGAAGGCGAAGGTGGCCTCTTCCCTGGTCCATCCGATCAGGACGTCGATGTCCGCCCCCGGGCCGCTGAGCAGCAGGTCGGCCGGCCGGCGGGTCAGCGTCGCGTCGTCGAGCACCGGCAGGAACGGGGTCGACCAGTACCCCCACCGTCCGGTGCGCCGGAACATCTCGATGGTGGCGCCGATCAACTGGGGCCAGGGGAGGGCCCGTAGCTCCGTCACGTTCCTGACCCCGAGGATCTCGAGGTAGGTGGCGCTGCGCCGGAGGGACTCCGCGCGGCCGGGGATCTGCAGTCCGAGCGGCGGACTCTGCAGGATGGCGCGCCGGAACAGCGGGCGCCCGGTGGGCCGGGCGCCGGCGAGGGCGGCGACCGAGAGTGCGCCGCCGGACTGCCCGGCGAGGGTGATGTCGTCCGGGTCGCCGCCGAACGCGGCGATGTTGTCCCGTACCCAGCGCAGCGCGGCGAGTTGGTCGGTGAGCCAGAAGTTCCCGTCGGCGCCCTCCTCGCCGAAGTAGAGGTAGCCCAGCGGTCCGAGACGGTAGTTGAGGGTCACGACGACCATGTCGCCGTTCCGCGCGAAGGTTTCGCCGGAGTAGTGGGGCAGGGAGCCGGATCCGGAGATGAAGCCGCCTCCGTGGATCCAGACCAGGACGGGCCGCTTGGCGTCGTCGGCGCGGGGCGTCCAGATGTTGAGGGTGAGGCAGTCCTCGCTGAACGGGGGAGCGCCGTGGGTTCCGAGCACCGCGTCGCCCCCTTCCCGGTACAGCTGCGGGGCGCTCGGCCCGAAGGCGGTCGCATCGCGTGTCCCCTGCCACCCCGGGTGGGGCTGGGCGGGGCGCCACCGCAGAGCGCCGACCGGGGGAGCGGCGTAGGGCACGCCCTTGAACACGGTCAGCCCGCCTTCGACGCTTCCGCGCAGCCGTCCCGCGGGCGGCTCCACGACGAGCGGGGTCCCGCCCGCCGGCGGGGCGGCCTGCGCCGCGGCGGCCGGGCCGCCGGGGATGCCGGAGAGCAGCGCGGCACCGGTCAGCACCCCGGTGTTCCTGAGGACTCTGCGCCGTGATGGATCGTCGGTCATGGTGCTTCACTCCCTGACTGATCATGAATTCGCCCACCGAAGTGGTATAGCGCGAAATTGACGATGGTTAGTGCTACGGCACATGTGAGACGCCGGTCAAGGGGTGGGGCGACACTCCAACGGGTATGTTGCGATCTCTTGACGGCCGTCGATATTTCACGATAGACACGTGTCACCTCAGGAGCAGCATCCGGTCCGCGAGGGCCGTCGACAACGTACGGAGTCTCCATGGCAGGTCGCTTTCGCCCCCTGGTTCTGATCACCGTCACCACGAGCCTCTTGCTGGCCACGGGGTGCGGCGGCGCGAGTCTCGGTACCGGCGAAGACAGCAAGCAGAAGGGGCCCGTGAGGATCGGGCTCCTCGTTCCCCGGTCCGGCACCTACAAGGCGCTCGGCGACGACATGAAGCAGGGCTTCGAGCTCTACGTCCGACAGCACGGCGGCAGACTCGGCGGCCGCGAGGTCGAGATCGTGATCGCGGACGAGGGGGAGACGGCCGACTCGGGCAAGGCGGCGGCGGAGAAGCTCGTCAAGCAGGACCGGGTACTGGCGGTCAGCGGCGTGGTCAGCTCGGCCACCGTCAACGGGGTCAAGGACCTGTTCGAGACCGGCCGGATCCCGCTCGTCGGCTCGAACGCCTCACCGACGACCCTGACCGGAACCAAGTACATCTGGCGCACCTCGTACGTCAACGACGAGCCGGGCAAGGCGCTCGGCAAGCACGTCGCCGAGCGGGCCGGGGGCCCGGTCTTCCTCATCGCCGCGGGCTACCAGGCGGGCAAGGACGAGATCGAGGGCTTCAAGTCCACCTTCCTGGCCGCCGGCGGCAAGATCGCGGGGGAGGAGGTCTACACCCCGTTCCCGGGGACCAAGAACTTCCAGCCCTACCTCTCGCAGATCGAGAACTCCGGCGCGAAGGCGGTCTTCTGCTTCTACGCAGGCGGCGCGGCCGTCGACTTCGTCAAGCAGTACCGTGACTTCGGCCTGGCCGGCCGGATCCCGCTCTACGCACCCGGCTTCCTCACCGAGGGCGGCGTACTGAAGGGCCAGGGAGACGCCGCGAACGGTGTCCTCACCGCCCTCAACTACAGCGCCGACCTGGACAACGCCGCCAACCGGCAGTTCGCGCCGGCCTACCGGGCCGCCCACGGCACGGAGCCGACCACCTACGCGATGGCGTCATGGGACGCGGCGCAGGTCCTCGACAAGGCGATCAAGGCGGCCGGTGCCACCGTGACCCCGGAATCGGTCAATGCCGCCATCTCCACGGTGGGGGACATCGACAGCCCGCGCGGCACCTGGCGGTTCAACAGCGGCGGCACACCGATCCAGCCCTGGTACCTGCGCGAGGTCAGGCAGGGCGCCAACACCGTCGCCGGCGACCTCGGCCGACTGGGCGGCTGAGATGCCCGGATGGCTCGACGGCAACCTCGTCAGCGTCGTCGACGGCATCGCGTTCGGGCTGCTGCTCTTCACGATCGCCGTCGGCCTCTCCCTGGTCTTCGGCATGATGGACGTCCTCAACCTGGCGCACGGCACCCTCTACCTCGCGGGCGCCTACACGGCCTACGCACTGTCCGACGGAACCCTGCCGGGCCTGCTCCTCGCCCTCGCGGCCGGCGCCCTGGTAGGCGCCCTCGGGGGAGCGGTGCTGACACTGCTCACGCAGCCGCTGGCCCGGCGCGGACATCTGGACCAGGCCGTGCTCACCCTCGGCATCACGTTCATCGTCGCCGACCTCCTCGCCGCCGCCTTCGGCAGCGAGGTCCTGCCGACGGATCCGCCGGTACCGCTGCGCGGGACGGTGAACCTGCTCGGCCACACGTATCCCGTCTACCGGCTGGTGTTCATCGCCGTCGCGGCCTGCCTCGCGGTGCTCGTCCACCTCGTCTTCGAACGCAGCTCGCTCGGAGCGCTCGTACGGGCCACCGTCGCGGACCGCGACATGGTCCGGGCCCAGGGCGTCGACGTCCGCAAGGTGCTCTACGGGGTCTTCGCGCTGGGCGCGGCCCTGGCAGCCGTCGGCGGTGTCCTCGGCGCGCCGATCCTGGGACCCGGCCCGGGCGTCGACGAGAGCGTGCTCGTCCTCTCCCTCGTCGTCGTGGTCGTCGGCGGCCTCGGATCCGTGCGCGGCGCCCTCGCCGGGGCACTGCTCATCGGCCAGGTCCAGACCCTCGGGGTGGCACTGCTCCCGCAGTACGCGCCCTTCCTCCTCTTCGGCGCCATGCTGGTGGTACTCGTGGTCCGCCCGCACGGCCTGGTCCCGTCGGCGGTGCGCACATGAGCGCGTTCCGGACCTCCCGGACCTCCCGATCGGCAGGGGCCGCCGTACTCCTCGGGCTGGCCCTGGCCCCCTTCCTGCTCGGCCCGTACGCCATCTCCACCCTGTCGCGGATCCTCGTGTTCGCCCTGCTCGCGCTGAGCGTGAACCTGCTCACCGGGCTGACCGGGCTCCCGACCCTCGGCCAGTCCGCCTACTTCGGCGTCGGCGCCTACACCGCGGCGATCGTCGCCAAGGGCCTCACCGACATCGGACCGATCCAACTCCTCATCGCGGCAGGCGTTTCCGCGCTGGTGGCCGTGCCCACCGGATGGCTGGCCGTCCGGGCCCGCGGCGTGGTGTTCCTCATGCTGACGCTGGCCATCGGCGAGATCGTCTACAGCGCAGCCGTCAACTGGAAGCCGGTGACCGGCGGCAGCGACGGGATCTCGGGCGTCCCGCCCGTCGTACCGCTGCCCGGCATGCCCGCCCTGGAGCTCGACGGGCTCGTCTACTTCTACGTGCTGGCCATGTTCCTGCTGCTCCTCGCGGCCGTCACCCGCCTGGACTCGACCCCGTTCGCCCTCGCCCTGCGCGGGATCCGCGACAACGAACCCCGCATGAAGGCCATCGGCTACCCCACCCGTCGGTACGCCCTGACCGTCTACTGCGGCGCCGCCGCGCTGGCCGGCGCCGCCGGGT is drawn from Streptomyces sp. NBC_01232 and contains these coding sequences:
- a CDS encoding allene oxide cyclase barrel-like domain-containing protein, encoding MRPIRAACLGTATALVALLAWAPAVTADATDSPAAHAKPQKQRVITLTGRLAQQSRFPVNSSGPSQGDRTVVRSTLHDAAGNQVGETGGTCTTTRVTEGGAEACYVTYVLPGGQLSVQGMVFGIVPGPPGSFDNAITGGTGEFDRARGSVHVGPIVNGARTFTIYLK
- a CDS encoding carboxylesterase/lipase family protein; the encoded protein is MTDDPSRRRVLRNTGVLTGAALLSGIPGGPAAAAQAAPPAGGTPLVVEPPAGRLRGSVEGGLTVFKGVPYAAPPVGALRWRPAQPHPGWQGTRDATAFGPSAPQLYREGGDAVLGTHGAPPFSEDCLTLNIWTPRADDAKRPVLVWIHGGGFISGSGSLPHYSGETFARNGDMVVVTLNYRLGPLGYLYFGEEGADGNFWLTDQLAALRWVRDNIAAFGGDPDDITLAGQSGGALSVAALAGARPTGRPLFRRAILQSPPLGLQIPGRAESLRRSATYLEILGVRNVTELRALPWPQLIGATIEMFRRTGRWGYWSTPFLPVLDDATLTRRPADLLLSGPGADIDVLIGWTREEATFAFALNEPYAAATKDQVLARARDTFGARAAEAYTAYEEARPGSRPVDVLMDLIGDDLFRIPGIDLAERRAAHGRPVWAYQFDLPTPAHNGQLASPHCLELPFVFNNFDKWSQAPFLAGLNPRIRDGLAGAVHASWISFIRTGDPNRSPMPHWQRYERNARTTMSLDSVTGAVDDLAGYWRRLHRPTSRQAARQDGPGAD
- a CDS encoding ABC transporter substrate-binding protein; its protein translation is MAGRFRPLVLITVTTSLLLATGCGGASLGTGEDSKQKGPVRIGLLVPRSGTYKALGDDMKQGFELYVRQHGGRLGGREVEIVIADEGETADSGKAAAEKLVKQDRVLAVSGVVSSATVNGVKDLFETGRIPLVGSNASPTTLTGTKYIWRTSYVNDEPGKALGKHVAERAGGPVFLIAAGYQAGKDEIEGFKSTFLAAGGKIAGEEVYTPFPGTKNFQPYLSQIENSGAKAVFCFYAGGAAVDFVKQYRDFGLAGRIPLYAPGFLTEGGVLKGQGDAANGVLTALNYSADLDNAANRQFAPAYRAAHGTEPTTYAMASWDAAQVLDKAIKAAGATVTPESVNAAISTVGDIDSPRGTWRFNSGGTPIQPWYLREVRQGANTVAGDLGRLGG
- a CDS encoding branched-chain amino acid ABC transporter permease; the encoded protein is MPGWLDGNLVSVVDGIAFGLLLFTIAVGLSLVFGMMDVLNLAHGTLYLAGAYTAYALSDGTLPGLLLALAAGALVGALGGAVLTLLTQPLARRGHLDQAVLTLGITFIVADLLAAAFGSEVLPTDPPVPLRGTVNLLGHTYPVYRLVFIAVAACLAVLVHLVFERSSLGALVRATVADRDMVRAQGVDVRKVLYGVFALGAALAAVGGVLGAPILGPGPGVDESVLVLSLVVVVVGGLGSVRGALAGALLIGQVQTLGVALLPQYAPFLLFGAMLVVLVVRPHGLVPSAVRT
- a CDS encoding branched-chain amino acid ABC transporter permease; this encodes MSAFRTSRTSRSAGAAVLLGLALAPFLLGPYAISTLSRILVFALLALSVNLLTGLTGLPTLGQSAYFGVGAYTAAIVAKGLTDIGPIQLLIAAGVSALVAVPTGWLAVRARGVVFLMLTLAIGEIVYSAAVNWKPVTGGSDGISGVPPVVPLPGMPALELDGLVYFYVLAMFLLLLAAVTRLDSTPFALALRGIRDNEPRMKAIGYPTRRYALTVYCGAAALAGAAGSLWVSVQRFVSPGDAGFEIAALALLAVVIGGSGSIRGACAAAALIWLTRDYLGNLEAVAGHGPLLLGLLFIVAVYTLPRGLAGVRLPHQPSRKRTA